A region from the Melioribacter roseus P3M-2 genome encodes:
- the ybaK gene encoding Cys-tRNA(Pro) deacylase, with protein sequence MTAKTNALRLLDKLNVGYETAVYEFSEDEIDAVSVARKIGAEPERVFKTLVAKNESGDIFVFVIPGNCEIDLKKAASTAGVKKIELVKVKELQPLTGYIRGGCSPIGMKKQYATFIDETAQMWDKIYVSAGARGVQLLISPENLREITNAEFSELIK encoded by the coding sequence ATGACGGCAAAAACTAACGCTCTCAGATTACTCGATAAACTGAACGTAGGTTACGAGACTGCGGTTTACGAATTCAGCGAAGACGAAATCGATGCCGTTTCGGTAGCCCGGAAAATAGGAGCCGAGCCGGAGCGGGTTTTTAAGACGCTCGTCGCAAAGAACGAATCCGGCGATATCTTTGTTTTTGTAATTCCCGGCAACTGTGAGATCGACCTGAAAAAAGCCGCTTCTACTGCCGGCGTCAAGAAGATTGAGCTGGTTAAAGTTAAAGAACTTCAGCCGCTAACCGGCTATATCAGAGGCGGATGTTCTCCGATCGGAATGAAAAAGCAATATGCGACGTTTATCGACGAAACGGCGCAAATGTGGGACAAAATATACGTCAGCGCCGGAGCGAGAGGGGTGCAGTTGCTGATTTCGCCCGAGAATCTGAGAGAAATTACAAATGCGGAATTCTCCGAACTAATAAAGTAG
- a CDS encoding sigma-54-dependent transcriptional regulator — protein MKPKLLIIDDDDSIRQTLTNYFKKLGYGVLSARDGNEGLEIFEAGLPDLIISDIRMPGLSGIEFLQKAKETDSHAKIILITAHDDYKTTIEAMQKGAYDYFEKPLDIEKLKIAVERALESKQLSERIGSMIEKEAEEFKPEKRLIGKSSSMKEIYKIIGQVSTNRVTVLIQGESGTGKELIAKSIHYSGITQNHPFVAVNCTAITESLLESELFGHEKGAFTGADRLKKGKFELAGEGTIFLDEISEMSPHLQVKLLRVLQEREFERVGGENLIPMKARIITATNRNLERLVKEGKFREDLYFRLKVVSIDAPPLRERKEDIPALVNYFLNKLNAELHKNVNKISAEAMEALTDYDWPGNVRELENTLMQAIVLSNDEVLHKENLLIKTGLYDNPNKLISLKEMEKKHIKFVLDRTGWDKPKAAEILGISLPTLYSKIENYGLNENDGKN, from the coding sequence ATGAAACCCAAATTATTAATCATCGACGACGACGATTCGATTCGTCAAACGTTAACTAACTATTTCAAGAAACTCGGTTATGGAGTTTTATCCGCGCGCGACGGCAATGAAGGGCTCGAAATTTTTGAAGCCGGTTTGCCCGACCTTATTATCTCCGATATCAGAATGCCGGGTTTGTCGGGCATCGAATTTTTGCAGAAGGCAAAAGAGACCGACTCTCATGCAAAGATCATACTGATAACAGCTCACGACGATTATAAAACGACAATCGAGGCGATGCAAAAAGGCGCGTACGACTATTTCGAAAAGCCGCTCGACATCGAAAAACTAAAAATTGCGGTTGAACGCGCTTTGGAATCGAAACAGTTGAGCGAACGAATCGGCTCGATGATCGAAAAAGAAGCCGAAGAATTCAAACCCGAAAAAAGACTGATCGGCAAATCTTCTTCCATGAAAGAAATCTATAAGATAATCGGGCAGGTCTCAACAAACAGAGTGACTGTTTTGATACAGGGCGAAAGCGGCACAGGAAAGGAATTGATCGCTAAGTCGATTCATTACAGCGGCATTACGCAGAACCATCCTTTTGTAGCCGTAAATTGTACTGCAATTACCGAGTCGCTGCTGGAAAGCGAATTGTTCGGACACGAAAAAGGCGCTTTTACCGGAGCCGACAGATTGAAAAAAGGGAAATTCGAACTAGCCGGCGAGGGAACCATTTTTCTCGACGAAATTTCGGAAATGTCCCCGCATCTTCAGGTGAAATTATTGAGAGTTTTGCAGGAAAGGGAATTCGAACGCGTCGGAGGCGAAAATTTGATACCGATGAAAGCGCGTATTATTACGGCAACCAACAGAAACCTGGAGCGGCTCGTAAAGGAAGGCAAATTTCGAGAAGATCTTTATTTCAGACTGAAGGTCGTTTCGATCGACGCGCCGCCTTTAAGAGAACGGAAAGAAGATATTCCCGCGCTTGTTAATTATTTTCTCAATAAATTGAACGCCGAACTTCACAAGAACGTAAATAAAATCTCTGCTGAAGCCATGGAAGCGTTGACGGATTACGATTGGCCCGGTAACGTGCGCGAACTGGAAAATACTCTGATGCAGGCTATTGTCCTTTCTAACGATGAAGTTTTGCATAAAGAAAATCTCTTGATAAAAACCGGTCTTTACGACAATCCGAATAAACTTATATCGCTCAAGGAAATGGAAAAGAAGCATATAAAATTCGTTCTGGATCGTACCGGCTGGGACAAACCGAAAGCGGCGGAAATTCTGGGCATATCCCTGCCCACTTTATATTCGAAAATCGAAAATTACGGTTTGAACGAAAATGACGGCAAAAACTAA